One Pichia kudriavzevii chromosome 3, complete sequence genomic window carries:
- a CDS encoding uncharacterized protein (PKUD0C00960; similar to Saccharomyces cerevisiae YLR417W (VPS36); ancestral locus Anc_4.288) encodes MSTNQLNLFRSIYFERVGVTPGGRPKLDCDEYVIRIAFSTGLYQDDFKIKGYQNGRLYLTNRRVIFIEETSESESVGINILHIDQLDYYSGFLKSSPKIVLKLKHQPEVLSMKKSDRKMLSISWVCPICSFSNDFTTTLSNLDMMRSNGSSLPTCENCGISSTFELLKKSMAHKKQQETPGVVDLMTFNESECPKCTFINHPSMVQCEICGTDLPNLWSNSFVDSENNPLVSKSPINLMTLEPYKSIDLNVVKISFRKGGHSEVYEDLKRIIENNDEHSNKIKNEANLLESKQIGNFSSFKGIHGLANKSEQQNQEASLLLSKSLQDLEQLLSKAEELIDLSKKYQLLMKNMKPGGEKDINFTLLSESRKSVTKLQDIMQNDQIQKSINKTKNINSLNSLKKGKSTTKVSGMPLEYIKELSRSIYDFLTDENILDKNNGLVTMFELYSLYNNSRQVNLVTPEEFFGAVVKFEEIGDGLAVSKVSTVRKEYKNDADTIDGGAFIYVISKKNGSKDVNRKVFLTVSSNPGIRIMEIQAHIQVNYLILKSILNALVNDGSLTIDESIEGCTYWPNEILEANALNADVSTNNLSFPKCDSTMDKGEKADGLPKNSKITVTQNNNIGNSEWYKELRNLDFS; translated from the coding sequence ATGAGTACcaatcaattgaatctgTTTCGTTCGATCTATTTTGAGCGTGTCGGTGTTACTCCAGGTGGAAGACCAAAATTAGACTGTGATGAGTACGTCATACGAATAGCTTTTAGTACGGGGTTATATCAAGATGACTTCAAGATTAAAGGGTATCAGAATGGTCGGTTATACCTGACTAATAGAAGAGTAATATTTATTGAAGAGACTAGTGAATCTGAAAGTGTTGGTATAAATATTTTGCATATAGACCAACTTGATTATTATAGTGGTTTCCTAAAATCGAGTCCCAAAATAGTCTTAAAGCTGAAACACCAACCGGAAGTATTATCCATGAAAAAATCTGATCGAAAGATGCTTTCAATTAGTTGGGTTTGTCCAATATgctctttttcaaatgattTTACTACAACATTATCCAACTTGGATATGATGAGAAGTAATGGCAGTTCCCTGCCAACCTGTGAAAATTGTGGAATTAGTTCAACATTtgagttgttgaaaaagagcATGGCGCATAAAAAGCAACAAGAAACTCCAGGGGTAGTAGATTTGATGACTTTTAATGAGTCTGAGTGTCCAAAATGTACCTTTATCAATCATCCAAGTATGGTACAATGTGAAATATGCGGTACTGATTTACCTAACTTATGGAGCAACAGTTTTGTTGACTCAGAAAATAATCCATTAGTTAGTAAATCTCCTATTAATTTAATGACTCTAGAACCATATAAATCAATAGATCTTAATGTTGTAAAGATTTCATTTAGAAAGGGTGGTCATTCTGAGGTATATGAAGATTTAAAACGAATTATCGAAAACAATGATGAACACtcaaacaaaatcaaaaatgaagCCAATCTACTCGAAAGCAAGCAAATAGgtaatttttcttcattcaaAGGAATTCATGGACTAGCAAATAAGTCTgaacaacaaaatcaagaggCCTCACTATTATTAAGCAAATCCCTACAAGATTTAGAGCAACTACTCTCAAAAGCGGAggaattgattgatttatcTAAAAAATACCAacttttgatgaaaaatatgaaacCTGGTGGGGAAAAAGATATAAACTTCACGCTTTTGTCTGAATCCCGGAAATCAGTAACGAAATTACAAGATATCATGCAGAAtgatcaaattcaaaaatcaataaataaaacaaagaaTATCAATTCACTTAACTCATTAAAGAAGGGTAAATCAACTACCAAAGTTTCTGGGATGCCCCTCGAATACATTAAAGAGCTATCTAGAAGTATATATGACTTTCTTAcagatgaaaatattttagACAAGAATAACGGACTGGTTACAATGTTCGAGCTGTATTCGTTGTATAATAATTCAAGACAAGTGAATTTGGTTACACCAGAAGAGTTTTTTGGTGCTGTGGTTAAATTTGAGGAAATAGGTGATGGCTTGGCCGTTAGTAAAGTTTCTACGGTAAGAAAGGAGTACAAAAATGATGCTGATACCATTGATGGCGGTGCTTTCATCTAtgtgatttccaaaaagaaCGGCAGCAAAGATGTGAATAGAAAAGTGTTTTTAACTGTCAGTTCTAACCCTGGAATACGAATTATGGAAATTCAAGCACATATACAAGTGAACTACCTAATTTTAAAGTCAATATTAAATGCCTTGGTCAATGATGGCAGCTTAACTATTGACGAAAGTATAGAAGGCTGTACTTATTGGCCAAACGAAATTCTGGAAGCTAACGCTTTGAATGCAGATGTTAGTACCAACAATTTATCCTTTCCCAAATGTGACTCTACTATGGATAAGGGCGAAAAAGCGGATGGATTACcaaaaaactcaaaaattACTGTTACCCAGAACAATAATATTGGAAATTCAGAATGGTACAAAGAATTACgaaatttggatttttcatgA
- a CDS encoding uncharacterized protein (PKUD0C00970; similar to Saccharomyces cerevisiae YKL189W (HYM1); ancestral locus Anc_4.289), whose product MAFLFKRNPKTPGDLLRLLNEQLTKLDTASVSERKKAQDDVTRHLQTIKSMINGEDNILNESQSGSQTDILTQLSQEIYSTDTIYNLVANLECIEFDSRKIVVLLFSYLLRRRIGNRSPTVDYLLSKPKIIVTLIKGPETPEISLNTGLMLREAIKHESIAKFVLYDSLFWKYFVYIQSDSFEVSTDAFTTLRVLLTEHKSLVGSFFSNDQIVGNFILMINKLITQGNYITKRESTKLLADLIMIKLNYNLMTKYVNDVENLKIIMLLLGDRSKNIQIEGFNVFKVFVANPKKEKTIIDILAKNRNKLLEFLEGFNKDRNDDLFIAEKEYISQQIQGLPKVLNSDKCNEKSNSSSFDIDHN is encoded by the coding sequence ATGGCATTCTTATTTAAAAGAAACCCAAAGACACCAGGTGACTTATTGAGGTTGTTGAATGAACAACTAACGAAGTTGGATACAGCAAGTGTTTCCGAGAGAAAGAAAGCGCAAGACGATGTAACACGTCATTTACAGACAATCAAGTCGATGATTAACGGTGAAGATAACATACTAAATGAATCACAATCAGGAAGTCAAACTGATATTCTAACGCAATTAAGCCAGGAAATTTATTCTACAGATACAATTTATAACTTAGTCGCAAATTTGGAATGTATCGAGTTTGATTCTAGAAAGATTGTTGTGCTTTTATTCAGTTATCTTttaagaagaagaattggaaacaGGTCACCAACTGTGGATTATCTATTGAGTAAGCCGAAGATTATTGTGACTCTTATTAAAGGTCCAGAAACACCGGAAATTTCCTTGAATACGGGTTTGATGTTGCGTGAAGCTATTAAACACGAATCAATTGCcaaatttgttttgtatGATTCCCTTTTCTGGAAATACTTTGTATATATTCAGTCAGATTCGTTTGAAGTTTCAACTGACGCGTTCACTACATTACGTGTTCTGCTTACCGAACATAAGTCACTTGTGGGATCGTTCTTCTCTAATGATCAAATAGTAGGGAATTTTATATTGATGATTAACAAACTTATAACTCAAGGAAACTATATTACTAAGCGTGAATCAACAAAACTTTTGGCTGATCTGATTATGATCAAGTTGAATTACAACTTGATGACTAAATACGTCAATGATGTCGAAAATCTAAAGATAATCATGCTACTACTTGGTGATCGTTCCAAAAACATTCAAATCGAGGGATTTAATGTATTCAAAGTGTTTGTTGCCAACcccaaaaaggaaaagacaATTATAGATATATTGGCTAAAAACAGGAATAAGTTATTGGAGTTTCTAGAAGGGTTTAACAAAGATAGGAACGatgatttatttattgCAGAGAAAGAATACATAAGTCAGCAAATTCAGGGACTTCCCAAGGTGCTCAATAGTGATAAGTGCAATGAAAAAAGCAACAGCTCatcatttgatattgacCATAACTAA